Proteins encoded within one genomic window of Lysinibacillus louembei:
- a CDS encoding SLC13 family permease, translating into METFGLISIIPPVVAIALAFITRNVIISLFLGAFTGIVILLNGNIFKAVKSIVGDYIFVQSTDSYNAAVLALLVFIGGFVALMEKSGGAGAFADKVATFIRTKVSAQLSAWIGGIIIFFSDLGTPLIVGPVFEPIFDKLKASREKLAWIIDSTSSPVAVMIPFIGWGVYIMGLISKEYERLGVKESDWDAFMNALPFYIYPMLAVLIVPVMLLTKSEFGPMRKADRRIEKTGEIYWPHSKPLRKTEAMNEYLETKSKASLVLVPILVLLVMLFGQLIPLGFPFKQVAGGEFRVALSISYLTAAIVLMALMVAYKVKKVMETFDIYVSGMRRMMDIVVILVLAWSLGTVLEQLGTANYLVSVMDGAIPVMLIPAIIFILGAIMSFACGTSWGTFAIMLPLAIPLAYHLDISVYIAIGAVISGGIFGDHCSPISDTTILSSTGAGCDHVDHNKTQIPIALFNACITLIAFLVAGMYESVYTAVLAIILMIIGTLILGRIARNREKKEELEGA; encoded by the coding sequence TTACGAGGAACGTTATTATTTCCTTATTTTTAGGGGCTTTCACAGGGATTGTTATTTTATTGAACGGTAATATTTTCAAGGCTGTAAAATCAATTGTTGGCGATTATATTTTTGTGCAGTCGACAGATAGCTATAATGCAGCTGTTTTAGCTTTACTTGTGTTTATTGGTGGCTTTGTTGCATTAATGGAGAAGTCAGGCGGTGCAGGGGCATTTGCAGATAAAGTAGCCACATTTATTCGGACAAAGGTAAGTGCACAATTGTCTGCTTGGATTGGCGGAATTATTATTTTCTTCTCAGATTTAGGTACACCACTGATTGTAGGTCCAGTTTTTGAGCCGATTTTTGATAAATTGAAAGCATCACGTGAGAAGCTAGCATGGATTATTGACTCAACATCATCACCTGTAGCGGTAATGATTCCTTTCATCGGTTGGGGTGTTTATATTATGGGCTTAATCAGCAAAGAGTATGAACGTTTAGGTGTCAAGGAATCTGATTGGGATGCCTTTATGAACGCACTCCCATTTTATATTTACCCGATGCTAGCAGTGCTAATTGTACCAGTAATGCTATTAACAAAATCAGAATTTGGGCCAATGAGGAAGGCAGATCGACGCATTGAAAAAACGGGAGAAATTTATTGGCCGCATTCAAAGCCACTACGTAAAACAGAGGCGATGAATGAATATTTAGAAACGAAAAGTAAAGCGAGCCTAGTATTAGTACCAATCCTTGTGCTGCTTGTTATGTTGTTTGGACAATTAATTCCATTAGGCTTCCCATTCAAGCAAGTGGCAGGTGGGGAATTTAGGGTTGCGTTGAGTATTTCTTATTTAACAGCAGCAATTGTGCTGATGGCACTCATGGTTGCGTATAAAGTAAAAAAAGTGATGGAAACGTTTGATATTTACGTATCCGGTATGCGTCGTATGATGGATATCGTCGTGATTCTTGTATTGGCATGGTCGTTAGGTACAGTATTAGAGCAGCTAGGAACAGCCAATTATTTAGTAAGCGTGATGGATGGAGCGATTCCAGTGATGCTTATCCCAGCGATTATTTTTATTCTTGGTGCCATTATGTCGTTTGCATGTGGAACATCTTGGGGAACATTTGCCATTATGCTACCTTTAGCAATTCCATTAGCGTATCATCTTGATATTTCAGTATATATCGCTATTGGTGCAGTCATTTCAGGTGGTATTTTCGGTGACCATTGTTCGCCAATTTCGGACACGACGATTTTATCATCGACAGGTGCAGGCTGTGACCATGTGGATCATAATAAAACGCAAATTCCGATTGCGCTATTTAACGCATGTATTACATTGATTGCCTTTTTAGTTGCAGGGATGTATGAAAGTGTGTACACAGCAGTATTGGCGATTATTTTAATGATTATCGGTACACTTATTTTAGGGCGAATTGCAAGAAATCGAGAGAAAAAGGAAGAATTAGAGGGGGCATAA
- the argH gene encoding argininosuccinate lyase, protein MKLWGGRFRNEENSLMEEFNSSLEIDQRLYFEDITGSLAHVKMLVYCEILSATEGELITEGLTGILADIESGALPIEGDYEDIHSFVEMNLIKRIGDVGKKLHTARSRNDQTAVDTRMYARKKAREMVEVLEAFKQVLKDKAEENPYIMPGYTHLQRAQVVTFKHHLMAYYQMFNRDQKRVQNALELLNENPLGCGALAGTTHSIDRTITTKELGFTKPVDNFMDGVSERDYVLELTSDFSIIMMHLSRMSEELILWCSQEFKFIEIDDAYATGSSIMPQKKNPDAAELIRGKTGKVYGALFSIFTIMKGIPLTYNKDMQEEKESFFYAIDTTLASLKIMTEMIRTLKVNEDKMRASVKQGFLNATELADYLVKAGTPFRDAHSIVGKVVIYCEDHNKGIEDLTLQELQQFSDVIQSDIYEYIDYDSILNKGTKVHLR, encoded by the coding sequence ATGAAGCTTTGGGGCGGACGTTTTCGTAATGAGGAAAATAGTTTAATGGAGGAATTTAATAGCTCACTAGAAATTGACCAGCGACTTTATTTTGAGGATATTACAGGAAGCTTGGCACATGTGAAAATGCTTGTGTATTGCGAGATACTTTCTGCCACAGAGGGTGAATTAATTACAGAGGGCTTAACAGGTATTTTAGCGGATATCGAGAGCGGTGCACTGCCAATCGAAGGTGACTATGAGGATATTCATAGCTTTGTCGAAATGAATTTAATTAAGCGTATCGGTGATGTCGGGAAAAAGCTGCATACAGCGCGTAGCCGCAACGACCAAACGGCGGTTGATACGAGAATGTATGCACGCAAAAAAGCACGTGAAATGGTGGAAGTGCTTGAAGCGTTTAAGCAAGTATTAAAGGATAAGGCAGAAGAAAATCCATATATAATGCCAGGCTATACACATTTACAGAGGGCACAGGTGGTCACATTTAAACATCACTTAATGGCCTATTATCAAATGTTCAACCGCGACCAAAAGCGCGTGCAAAATGCACTGGAATTGTTAAACGAAAATCCGCTTGGCTGCGGAGCACTTGCGGGGACAACACATAGCATTGACCGCACGATTACGACAAAGGAGCTTGGTTTTACAAAGCCTGTTGATAATTTTATGGACGGTGTGAGCGAGCGTGATTATGTACTAGAGTTAACTTCTGATTTCTCAATTATTATGATGCATTTAAGCCGTATGAGTGAGGAATTGATTTTATGGTGCAGCCAAGAGTTTAAGTTTATCGAAATTGATGATGCCTACGCAACAGGTAGCAGCATTATGCCCCAAAAGAAAAACCCCGATGCAGCGGAGCTAATTCGTGGCAAAACAGGGAAGGTGTATGGCGCATTATTCTCAATTTTTACAATTATGAAGGGCATACCGTTGACGTATAATAAAGATATGCAGGAGGAAAAGGAATCGTTCTTCTATGCGATTGATACGACGCTCGCTTCCTTGAAAATTATGACAGAAATGATTCGCACATTAAAGGTCAATGAAGACAAGATGCGTGCCTCTGTGAAGCAAGGCTTTTTAAATGCGACAGAGCTAGCGGATTATTTAGTCAAAGCAGGAACACCGTTTAGAGATGCACATAGCATTGTTGGCAAGGTCGTTATTTATTGTGAAGATCACAATAAAGGGATTGAGGATTTAACATTACAGGAGCTACAGCAGTTTAGCGATGTGATTCAATCGGATATTTATGAATATATTGATTATGATAGCATTTTAAATAAAGGGACAAAGGTTCATTTACGATAG
- a CDS encoding IS1182 family transposase, translated as MFKDYNMNQLVLPLDVEIKLQEHDIAFSIHQLVESIPTEAFAPFLQQTGCPAYHPRMMLKLILCGYTQSAFSGRRIEDLTKDSLRMMWLAQGYQPSYRTINRFRVHPLTKELLRQCFVQFRCQLVKEDLIAQEAIFIDGTKIEATANKFTFVWKRSIEKYEASLVEKSNQLYEELLQQQIIPAIEQEVETQLSITELKQVAEKLEEVVADYTERIEQSEKAQERKQLRSERKTPKQQWKQVNEWITRKQKYERDFAIFGKRNSYAKTDPDATFMRMKDDYMQNGQLKAGYNLQIATEGQYTLAYGIYANPTDTKTLIPFLDEIERRYFQLPQHIVADAGYGSEPNYEDVRNNRKCEPVIPYTHYRKEQSKKYQQDPFRTSNWMYDEELDTYICPYQQKVTFRYESTQEDKEGFQRTFRIYECEDCTGCPFREKCTKAQEGKSRKIKVNENWEQQKAYVRTKLSEAKAGTLYRQRKVDVEPVFGCLKANLGFTRFSVRGQSKVENEIGFALMAVNLRKYRWKRKSSSSSSFHTSKNRNHLMRFRFFVWTRTIYVPASFF; from the coding sequence ATGTTTAAAGATTATAACATGAATCAATTAGTTTTACCGCTGGATGTTGAAATAAAATTACAAGAACACGATATCGCCTTCTCTATTCATCAATTAGTGGAAAGTATCCCCACAGAAGCTTTCGCTCCTTTTCTGCAACAAACCGGCTGTCCAGCCTATCACCCACGTATGATGCTCAAGCTCATTTTATGTGGCTATACCCAATCAGCGTTCTCTGGTCGCCGAATTGAAGACCTGACGAAAGATAGCCTTCGTATGATGTGGCTTGCGCAAGGCTATCAACCAAGTTACCGTACCATCAATCGTTTCCGTGTTCACCCATTGACAAAGGAATTGCTTCGTCAATGTTTCGTGCAATTCCGTTGTCAACTGGTGAAGGAGGACCTGATTGCGCAAGAAGCCATTTTTATTGACGGCACGAAAATCGAAGCAACTGCGAACAAATTCACCTTTGTGTGGAAACGTTCGATTGAAAAATATGAAGCGAGTTTGGTGGAAAAATCAAACCAGCTGTATGAGGAATTACTGCAACAACAAATTATACCAGCCATCGAACAAGAAGTGGAAACGCAGCTGTCCATCACTGAATTAAAGCAGGTGGCAGAAAAATTAGAAGAAGTCGTAGCCGACTATACAGAAAGAATCGAGCAATCCGAAAAGGCACAAGAGCGAAAGCAGCTACGAAGTGAACGAAAAACACCGAAACAACAATGGAAGCAAGTAAACGAGTGGATCACCCGCAAACAGAAATATGAACGAGATTTTGCGATTTTCGGCAAACGGAATAGCTATGCCAAAACAGACCCTGATGCAACTTTTATGCGCATGAAGGATGACTACATGCAAAATGGCCAATTAAAAGCGGGCTACAATTTACAAATTGCGACAGAGGGACAGTACACATTGGCTTATGGCATTTATGCGAATCCAACGGATACGAAAACGTTGATTCCCTTCTTGGATGAAATCGAGAGACGCTATTTTCAATTGCCACAACATATCGTAGCCGATGCCGGCTATGGTAGTGAGCCAAACTATGAAGATGTACGAAACAACCGAAAGTGTGAACCTGTGATTCCCTATACGCATTATCGAAAAGAGCAAAGCAAAAAATACCAACAAGACCCCTTCCGAACAAGTAACTGGATGTATGATGAAGAGTTGGATACCTATATCTGTCCATACCAGCAAAAAGTAACGTTCCGCTATGAGTCAACACAAGAAGACAAAGAAGGATTCCAACGAACGTTTCGTATCTATGAATGCGAAGACTGTACCGGTTGTCCATTTCGAGAGAAATGTACGAAAGCCCAAGAAGGCAAGTCACGGAAAATCAAGGTAAATGAAAACTGGGAACAACAAAAAGCATATGTACGTACAAAGCTTTCAGAAGCCAAAGCAGGAACTCTCTACCGTCAACGAAAAGTAGATGTAGAACCAGTTTTTGGCTGTCTGAAGGCTAATTTAGGTTTTACTCGCTTTTCGGTTCGTGGTCAATCGAAGGTGGAAAACGAAATCGGCTTCGCTTTGATGGCCGTGAATCTACGAAAGTATAGGTGGAAGAGGAAATCTTCTTCCAGTTCTTCCTTTCACACATCAAAAAATCGAAATCACCTGATGCGATTTCGATTTTTTGTATGGACTAGAACTATTTATGTCCCAGCCTCATTTTTCTAG
- a CDS encoding GNAT family N-acetyltransferase, which translates to MNFSIRQERPADYKITEDVIRQAFLDEDMSDQKEHFLVQRIRQSSAFIPELSLVAVDYDDQIIGHILLSKITIEDGEKSVDSLALAPVSVLPLFQNKGIGSQLIKEVLQKAADIGQQSVIVLGHAAYYPKFGFRQAREWNIFAPFEVPSEIFMALELVPNALQNVQGTVRYSDAFEG; encoded by the coding sequence ATGAACTTTTCAATTCGACAAGAGCGTCCCGCTGATTATAAAATAACGGAGGATGTAATACGTCAAGCTTTTTTAGATGAAGATATGAGCGACCAAAAGGAGCATTTCCTTGTCCAGCGCATCCGCCAATCCTCCGCTTTTATTCCTGAGCTTTCGTTAGTCGCAGTTGATTATGACGATCAAATTATCGGCCATATTTTACTATCGAAAATTACGATTGAGGATGGCGAAAAATCGGTTGATTCTTTAGCGCTTGCACCCGTATCTGTTTTACCGTTATTTCAAAACAAAGGAATTGGCAGTCAATTAATTAAAGAAGTATTACAAAAAGCTGCGGACATTGGGCAGCAATCTGTCATCGTTTTAGGACATGCAGCATACTATCCTAAATTCGGCTTCCGTCAAGCCCGAGAATGGAATATTTTCGCTCCATTTGAAGTGCCAAGTGAAATTTTCATGGCGCTTGAATTAGTACCGAATGCACTCCAAAACGTACAAGGTACTGTTCGTTATTCAGATGCGTTTGAAGGTTAG
- a CDS encoding diguanylate cyclase, translated as MGAEKYQQMMYKRMQTNFLRWRERESIKEKEVYAFLHQLKGTAGSIGLHGLSAIATEKLVNLSETSELEWLKEQWTMYLSPLIEALSFYETNHHSGENVEVVQSLVKSDMSKEFILIIDDDMVFIAYLKSALEKKGFSVIVAHNGKRGIELIYEVQPALVFLDIALPDIDGFSILNSIKKIKKDRTFIAVMSSYHNKENRIRAYALGAMDFVSKPIDEDILFAYVTNRLAYRKELEYAIVIDELTQVYNRKHFEGKLKILIERYKKIGEMFTVAIIDLDFFKKVNDTYGHLIGDEVLKGFAVLVKELKREQDILCRYGGEEFVLLMPNTEVDEAYLLVEKIRQAMEQKAFIANDTMFHVTFSSGLMGVNEHYMHSKKLLEAADRALYAAKTTGRNRAVCFDLSIEYMKKQKQIKVIVIDDVYIIRDMLTKHFEELAQHDEAIAEVAAFNDGFTFLYSGWYDENYKYIILLDWMLPNISGIEVLKKIRANYSSKEVIVSMLTGQTGEKYVLEAFQNGADDYIRKPFQIADVSSRILRLAERIF; from the coding sequence ATGGGAGCAGAAAAATACCAGCAAATGATGTATAAGCGCATGCAGACAAATTTTCTGAGGTGGAGAGAAAGGGAATCGATAAAGGAGAAGGAAGTATATGCTTTTTTGCATCAACTAAAAGGGACAGCAGGCTCAATTGGCTTACATGGTCTATCTGCTATTGCTACTGAAAAGCTGGTGAATTTAAGTGAAACGAGCGAGCTAGAATGGCTGAAGGAACAATGGACAATGTATTTAAGCCCGCTCATCGAGGCACTTTCCTTTTATGAGACGAATCATCATTCAGGAGAAAATGTGGAAGTCGTTCAATCACTTGTCAAAAGCGATATGTCAAAAGAGTTTATATTAATTATTGATGATGATATGGTCTTTATCGCTTATTTAAAAAGTGCGCTAGAGAAAAAAGGATTTTCTGTCATCGTGGCACATAATGGAAAGCGGGGGATAGAGCTTATTTATGAAGTGCAGCCTGCGCTCGTCTTTTTAGACATTGCATTGCCAGACATTGATGGCTTTTCCATTTTAAACAGCATTAAAAAAATTAAAAAGGACCGCACATTTATTGCGGTGATGAGTAGCTACCATAACAAGGAAAATCGCATTCGTGCTTATGCATTAGGTGCGATGGACTTTGTGTCAAAGCCGATTGATGAAGATATTTTATTTGCCTATGTGACGAATCGTCTTGCATATCGAAAAGAGCTAGAATATGCCATTGTCATTGATGAATTAACACAGGTTTATAATCGCAAGCATTTCGAAGGAAAATTGAAAATACTCATTGAGCGATATAAAAAAATAGGCGAAATGTTCACTGTAGCTATTATTGATTTAGATTTCTTTAAAAAGGTTAATGACACATATGGACATTTAATTGGTGATGAAGTATTAAAAGGCTTCGCGGTGCTTGTAAAGGAATTAAAGCGTGAACAAGATATTTTATGCCGATATGGTGGCGAAGAATTTGTGTTACTAATGCCAAATACGGAAGTGGATGAAGCGTATTTACTTGTGGAAAAAATCCGTCAAGCAATGGAGCAAAAAGCATTTATAGCAAATGATACTATGTTTCATGTCACATTTTCCTCAGGGTTAATGGGTGTTAATGAGCATTATATGCATTCGAAAAAGCTATTAGAGGCAGCTGACCGAGCGCTTTATGCAGCGAAAACGACAGGAAGAAATCGGGCGGTATGCTTTGATCTATCTATTGAGTATATGAAAAAGCAAAAGCAAATCAAAGTAATTGTGATTGATGATGTATATATTATTCGCGATATGCTTACAAAGCATTTTGAGGAGCTTGCTCAACATGATGAAGCCATTGCAGAAGTAGCTGCATTTAACGACGGCTTCACATTTTTATATTCAGGCTGGTACGATGAAAACTATAAATACATTATTTTATTAGATTGGATGCTACCAAATATAAGCGGTATTGAGGTGCTGAAAAAGATTCGTGCAAATTATTCATCGAAGGAAGTAATTGTGTCAATGCTGACTGGTCAAACAGGTGAAAAATATGTGCTAGAGGCATTTCAAAACGGTGCGGATGATTATATTCGTAAGCCATTCCAAATTGCTGATGTGTCATCACGCATCCTGCGCTTAGCAGAGCGTATTTTTTAG
- a CDS encoding response regulator transcription factor: MAKILVVDDEEILRMLIRDTLEDMGYEIDEAEDGPSALQKLEEASYDVMLLDYMMPNLTGIEVIDNLPSNVREQLIIIMLTAKSQEADKQRVFEKGVDYFMSKPFSPMKLAELVEEALNAK; the protein is encoded by the coding sequence ATGGCAAAAATTTTAGTCGTAGATGATGAAGAAATTTTACGCATGTTAATTCGAGATACGCTAGAGGATATGGGCTATGAAATTGATGAGGCAGAGGATGGGCCAAGCGCTTTGCAAAAGCTAGAGGAAGCAAGCTATGATGTAATGCTACTCGACTATATGATGCCAAACTTAACAGGTATTGAAGTCATTGATAATTTGCCATCAAATGTAAGGGAGCAGCTAATAATCATTATGCTAACAGCAAAATCGCAAGAGGCAGATAAGCAACGGGTGTTTGAAAAAGGGGTCGATTATTTTATGTCGAAGCCATTTAGTCCAATGAAGTTAGCGGAGTTAGTAGAGGAGGCTTTAAATGCCAAATGA
- a CDS encoding ATP-binding protein, translated as MPNESTILKKSIRKQFLHTFLLLTSIFLLFILVFYFLTNARNQALEEQQEAMMEKVIIIDGLSDIFHDIFFRARGYYSFKNEQELQLLYEDLDFLDEQLRKYGNMELSADERALYDELNEFAANYRANILPTAISYVQADDYESLRNLSNSGANDVVNRLVSYTKSYKVQTNEELNNLFRKTIHRVENIALFSFLLSIGIILLIGFITHRVTKKLISPIEQLTAATNAFAEGRPFAVKKLEKMNDELGVLANAFINMTKSIQDKEEELTTQNEELLMQQDELQENQLQLQRSLNQLEKYNQLNHALTFTLNKQQLVENLHNYLNDVYRFDASILMWLEGDVQDAKGLAASYAAERMHSLDANKLTRLEEEKSFIIKREVDELARGIAQTPYYAYDMYASIVNAQGKLVAVLMATREGHNFAEDEQNELNGLLKRVSIAFDRILMYEEVERSRQLSKNIIETINEGLHLVSSEGDTLLINHAFEQIMIMPQTEQPFMKKVWLQNFELLCKEPRPLLEFFEKAIAESFEDKRTLRYALAFEQDTFVEVYATCLFEGNQKIGTIFVHRDITKEYEIDKMKSELVSTVSHELRTPLSSILGFTELLLTKTLKPERQQKYVETIHKEAQRLTNLINDFLDLQRMESGRQQYVMKPLQVNEIAMDVINRFQHEKNHHIHLIDKARNVIVKADEERLIQVFLNIVSNAIKFSPNGGDVAILLENKEQMLQVAIKDEGIGIATADLSDLFQKFKRIDNSARRKIGGTGLGLAICREIISMHNGDIWIESVEGKGATVYFTLPLDNELSILEEPSHFSTSQGANVMIVEDDASLALLLSEELKSKGFTVVYHNNVQRAYEEALTTPFIGIVVDLMLSDEMSGWELIQQLKETEQTSKIPIVISSALDEVEELVEKYGVAKYLTKPYSLEEISKALVPFLMSQENKGDILFPQED; from the coding sequence ATGCCAAATGAATCTACTATATTGAAAAAGAGCATTCGCAAGCAATTTCTTCACACTTTCTTGCTTTTAACGAGTATTTTTTTACTATTTATTTTAGTATTTTATTTTTTAACAAATGCTCGTAACCAAGCTTTGGAGGAGCAGCAGGAAGCAATGATGGAGAAGGTTATTATTATCGATGGGCTGTCAGATATTTTTCATGACATTTTTTTTCGCGCTCGAGGCTACTATTCGTTTAAAAATGAGCAGGAATTACAACTGTTATATGAGGACTTAGACTTCTTAGATGAACAATTGAGAAAATATGGAAACATGGAACTGTCAGCTGATGAACGTGCTTTATATGACGAGTTGAATGAGTTTGCTGCAAATTATCGTGCCAACATCTTGCCAACAGCGATTTCCTATGTGCAGGCAGATGATTATGAGTCGCTTCGCAATTTATCAAATAGTGGAGCTAATGATGTGGTGAATCGGCTTGTCAGCTATACAAAATCCTATAAAGTGCAAACGAATGAGGAGTTAAATAATTTATTTCGAAAGACCATTCATAGAGTAGAAAATATCGCCTTGTTCTCTTTCTTGTTAAGTATAGGCATCATTCTATTGATTGGCTTTATTACACATCGAGTAACGAAAAAATTAATTAGCCCAATTGAACAATTGACAGCAGCAACAAATGCCTTTGCAGAGGGAAGGCCTTTCGCTGTGAAAAAATTGGAAAAAATGAATGATGAATTAGGTGTGTTAGCAAATGCCTTTATCAATATGACAAAATCAATTCAAGATAAGGAGGAGGAGCTAACAACACAAAATGAAGAGCTGTTAATGCAGCAGGATGAATTGCAGGAAAACCAATTACAGCTCCAGCGCTCATTAAATCAGCTTGAAAAATATAATCAGCTAAATCATGCTTTAACTTTTACATTGAATAAGCAGCAGCTTGTCGAAAACCTGCATAATTATTTAAATGATGTATATCGCTTTGATGCGAGTATTTTAATGTGGCTTGAGGGAGATGTGCAGGATGCAAAAGGCTTAGCAGCTAGCTATGCCGCTGAAAGAATGCATAGCTTAGATGCTAATAAGCTGACACGTCTGGAGGAGGAGAAGTCATTTATTATTAAACGTGAGGTAGATGAGCTGGCACGTGGCATAGCTCAAACTCCGTATTATGCTTATGATATGTATGCATCCATTGTGAATGCACAAGGGAAGCTTGTAGCAGTTTTAATGGCAACTCGCGAAGGGCATAACTTTGCGGAGGATGAACAAAATGAGCTGAATGGCTTGCTGAAACGTGTATCGATTGCCTTTGATCGTATTTTAATGTATGAAGAGGTTGAGCGCTCAAGGCAGCTAAGTAAAAATATTATTGAAACAATTAATGAAGGCTTGCACCTTGTTTCAAGTGAGGGCGATACATTATTAATTAACCATGCATTTGAACAAATAATGATCATGCCACAAACAGAGCAGCCATTTATGAAAAAGGTATGGCTACAAAATTTTGAGCTACTTTGCAAGGAGCCACGACCATTGCTTGAGTTTTTTGAAAAGGCGATTGCGGAAAGCTTTGAGGATAAGCGAACATTGCGTTACGCATTAGCATTTGAGCAGGATACGTTTGTAGAGGTGTATGCAACATGTCTATTTGAAGGTAACCAAAAAATTGGTACGATTTTTGTTCATCGCGATATTACGAAAGAATATGAAATTGACAAAATGAAATCAGAGCTTGTAAGCACAGTAAGTCACGAATTGCGCACACCACTTTCCAGCATACTCGGTTTTACAGAGCTACTTTTAACAAAAACGTTAAAGCCTGAGCGTCAGCAAAAATATGTTGAAACGATTCATAAGGAGGCGCAGCGCCTGACGAATTTGATTAATGATTTCCTAGATTTGCAGCGAATGGAGTCGGGCAGACAGCAATATGTGATGAAGCCATTGCAAGTAAATGAAATTGCAATGGATGTAATTAATCGTTTTCAGCATGAAAAGAATCACCATATTCATTTAATTGATAAAGCACGCAATGTTATTGTAAAGGCAGACGAGGAACGATTAATTCAAGTATTTTTAAATATTGTGAGCAATGCGATTAAATTTTCACCAAATGGTGGGGATGTGGCAATTTTACTGGAGAATAAAGAGCAAATGTTACAGGTTGCTATAAAGGATGAAGGAATCGGTATTGCAACAGCTGATTTATCCGATTTGTTCCAAAAATTTAAGCGCATTGATAATAGCGCTAGGCGGAAAATTGGTGGAACAGGACTTGGCTTAGCGATTTGCCGTGAAATTATTTCAATGCATAATGGCGATATTTGGATTGAGTCTGTGGAAGGAAAAGGGGCAACCGTGTACTTTACATTGCCATTAGATAATGAGTTAAGCATATTGGAGGAGCCTTCACATTTCTCAACTTCACAAGGTGCGAATGTTATGATTGTAGAAGATGATGCTAGCTTAGCCTTACTGTTATCAGAGGAATTAAAAAGTAAAGGCTTTACTGTTGTTTATCACAATAATGTGCAAAGAGCATATGAAGAAGCATTAACTACACCATTTATCGGCATCGTTGTTGATTTAATGTTAAGCGATGAGATGAGCGGCTGGGAATTGATTCAACAGTTGAAAGAAACAGAGCAAACAAGCAAAATTCCAATTGTTATTTCCTCAGCGTTAGATGAAGTGGAGGAGTTAGTGGAGAAATATGGGGTAGCAAAATATTTAACAAAGCCATATTCGCTAGAAGAGATTTCAAAGGCACTTGTACCATTCCTGATGTCGCAGGAAAATAAAGGCGATATTTTGTTCCCACAAGAAGATTGA
- a CDS encoding S-Ena type endospore appendage, with amino-acid sequence MAKLGSCCGNKTSVHDSVCQDLTLADETPVTVWENSTPFAINGTILVENASSSTGDVTLSVTSNPATPAIAAIAPGNSVSITANNITEIQLAGTATGVANVKISYSLNYNF; translated from the coding sequence ATGGCGAAATTAGGAAGCTGTTGCGGTAATAAAACAAGTGTACACGACTCTGTCTGTCAAGATTTAACATTAGCTGATGAGACACCAGTAACAGTATGGGAAAATTCTACACCATTTGCGATTAACGGAACAATTTTAGTGGAAAATGCGAGCTCATCAACTGGCGATGTAACACTATCTGTAACAAGTAATCCCGCAACACCAGCAATTGCAGCAATTGCACCAGGTAATTCTGTATCAATAACTGCTAATAATATTACTGAAATTCAATTAGCAGGTACAGCTACTGGAGTAGCTAATGTGAAAATTTCTTATTCATTGAACTATAATTTCTAG